One genomic region from Portunus trituberculatus isolate SZX2019 chromosome 3, ASM1759143v1, whole genome shotgun sequence encodes:
- the LOC123509083 gene encoding LOW QUALITY PROTEIN: uncharacterized protein LOC123509083 (The sequence of the model RefSeq protein was modified relative to this genomic sequence to represent the inferred CDS: inserted 1 base in 1 codon): protein MEEEGRVQFLPQKSNIPTCCAFHPKDRYAFAFGGKDGEVSLVSALRGEVVRSVTVGSINVTRAINSLTFSADGSKAITSSVSRKVVLMDVERGATLLAYDNCASPQDTRQPLATHPALPHLAACPAVNGKGITLLDLRMPLPLDFIYDLHEDTIYDLVFLDGSWPWGSGKAVLVSASASGEVKVNGLDGRPLCSFSTQPPVTLLHPAPDPFNAALPSGYPSVLLVNTGEGLVSWGVGKRPWKWETEKIHPPGVTRAKYTQSGGILYTVQGKAVHRHRRYPDHHAPLGQVFTHTAPXSDLDLSPYNEYLITTSQDGNVGLLHLGAPNHGWTQRCEFT, encoded by the exons atggaggaggaaggaagggtacaGTTTTTGCCGCAGAAAAGCAACATACCCACCTGCTGCGCTTTCCACCccaag GACCGGTATGCCTTTGCCTTTggggggaaggatggggaggtgaGCCTAGTCAGTGCCCTGCGTGGGGAGGTGGTCCGCTCGGTGACGGTTGGCTCCATCAATGTCACCCGGGCCATCAACTCTCTCACCTTCTCCGCTGATGGATCAAAG GCCATCACGTCTTCGGTGTCGCGCAAGGTGGTGTTGATGGATGTGGAGCGCGGTGCCACCCTGCTGGCCTATGACAACTGTGCCAGCCCCCAGGACACCCGGCAGCCCCTGGCCACACACCCCGCCCTGCCACACCTTGCTGCCTGCCCGGCCGTCAATGGCAAGGGGATCACTCTGCTCGACCTCAGAATGCCCCTGCCACTCGACTTTATCTATGAC cTACACGAGGACACTATCTATGACCTGGTGTTCCTGGATGGGTCGTGGCCTTGGGGGTCAGGCAAGGCAGTGCTGGTGTCGGCCTCAGCGTCGGGGGAGGTCAAGGTCAACGGTCTGGATGGACGGCCCCTCTGCTCTTTCTCCACCCAGCCCCCTGTCACCCTCCTTCACCCAGCGCCTGACCCATTCAATGCTGCCCTGCCTAGTGGTTACCCTA gtGTGCTGCTGGTGAATACAGGGGAGGGGCTGGTGTCGTGGGGGGTGGGGAAGCGGCCCTGGAAGTGGGAGACAGAGAAGATACACCCGCCAGGCGTCACCCGAGCCAAGTACACCCAGAGTGGAGGCATTCTCTACACTgtgcaag GTAAGGCCgtgcaccgccaccgccgctaccCTGACCACCACGCACCGCTGGGTCaggtcttcacacacacagcgc TCTCTGACCTTGACCTCTCTCCATACAATGAGT ATCTGATCACGACCTCTCAGGATGGAAATGTGGGGCTCCTGCACCTCGGCGCCCCAAACCACGGCTGGACCCAGAGGTGTGAGTTcacctga
- the LOC123509097 gene encoding biorientation of chromosomes in cell division protein 1-like 1, whose product MLCCAQVNNYANFLSPPFPPPNPPPAPPPHPSPPEDMGGRGAAPGMGGRAARNLLETHEIEEEEKRERRPVEDRVWENIASVSSNHLRPYARAIHTHPALLPHLTTSLVLPSALIEEEKQGNQGGVGGGGGGEGGRGVEEAYLTTGGDYGRFPAGWARLGRPPTTHTLNTSFTHRLAKAGMYRNHSVNM is encoded by the exons ATGTTATGTTGTGCACAAGTTAACAATTatgctaattttctttctcctccttttcctcctcctaatcctcctcctgcaccacctcctcatccttctcctcccgaAGACATGGGGGGGCGGGGGGCGGCTCCTGGCATGGGGGGGCGGGCGGCGAGGAACCTTCTGGAAACTCatgagatagaagaagaggagaagagggagaggagaccaGTGGAGGATAGAGTGTGGGAGAATATTGCCTCCgtctcctccaatcatctccGCCCCTACGCCCGCGCCATCCACACCCATCCAgctctcctcccacacctcaccacctcactcGTGCTGCCTTCAG CTctgattgaagaagaaaaacaaggaaaccagggaggagtaggaggaggaggaggaggagaaggaggaagaggcgtggAGGAAGCGTATCTGACCACGGGAGGGGACTATGGGCGGTTTCCTGCAGGGTGGGCGAGGCTGGGGAGGccgcccaccacccacaccctcaacacttccttcacacacagacTGGCCAAGGCAGGCATGTACAGAAACCACTCCGTTAACATGTGA